From the genome of Symphalangus syndactylus isolate Jambi chromosome 13, NHGRI_mSymSyn1-v2.1_pri, whole genome shotgun sequence:
AAGAATCCTGCGCCAAAATCGAGAGAACGAACAAGCCTTCATcgccatggcacatttatatagaggaaaagggagggagaatgttgcgggaagtcagggaccttgaactgagggactggctgaagccacagcagaaaagcataaaatatgaagatttcatggacattttattagttttccaaactttatacttttgtaatatcttatgtctttactttaatctcttaatcccatcatcttctttgtaagctgaggaggatatatgtcacctcaggaccctgtgatgattgccttAACaacacaaattgtttgtaaaggacgtgtgtttgaacaatacgaAAACTgggcatcttgaaaaaaaaaaaaaaagaacgagataACAGTGGTGTTCAGGAAACAAGGGAGGTAACCTTAAACTGGCCGCCGGTGAGCCAGACGGAACAGAGCCATATCTTTTCCTTTTGCACACAAATAGGAgagatatcgctgaattctttttttcagcaaggaatatccctgagaaagagaatgcgctcTGAGGGTAGGCCTATAAACGACCCCCTTGGAGGCGTGCCGCCTTTTACGGTTGAAGccgaagggatgaaataagccccggcCTCctgtagtgctcccaggcttattaggatgaggaaattcccacctaataaattttggccagtcaggttgtctgctctcaaaccctattTCCTGATAAAATGTTATCAATGACTATGCGTGCCCAAAAATTTCAttggcaattttaatttcaattttaacacCGACCTGTGAACTCATCCTGCCTCCACTTgctttgtgatattctattaccttgtgaagtatgTAATCTCTGTATCGTGATGACAATGGTAGTCTTgttgaaaagaaaagggggaaatgtggggaaaagaaagagagatcagcctgttactgtgtctatatagaaggaagtagacataagatactccatttagttctgtatttgagatgctgttaatctgtgaccctacccccaaccttgtccttgcaagagacatgtgctgtgatgacttaaggttaaaaggattttgggtggtgcagaatgtgctttgttaaacaagtgcctaaaggctgcttatggttaaaggtcatcaccattctctttaatctagagaaaaagaaaaacatgtgtcttctgcccgtccctgggcgatggaacatctcaaagcacagcaccggtgatggtaaagataattgtgaataaatactaagggaactgagaggccggtgccggtgtgggtcctctgtaagcacagcaccggtcccctgggccccgcttttccttctctacactttgtctctgtgtcttattccttttctcaagtctttcgtcccacctaacgagaagcacccacaggtgtggaggggcgggCCACCCCttcaatattaataatattttgttcATGTGTCAATATCTTAGCATGTATCAATTAAGACAGAGGTCTTAACGTTCTCTTTTTGAAAGAGAATATTAAGATTCAGAGATATTAAGAGATTCTCCCAGGATAACAGTTAGGTAACGGAGCTGGATTTTAGTCCAGGTCTGTCTGCAGCTCTAATGTATATACACCCTTTGTATAGCATGTCACGAATTCAGCATAAAGGGATCTTCAGTGATCTAagtcaggggtcagcaaaccttttctaaaaaggaacaaatagtaatatttcaggctttgtggaCCCTATGGTCTCTATCATAACTGTTCAAATCACCATGTAGTGTAAAAGGAGCCACAAGCAAAATATAAACTAACCAATGTGGCTgttttatgggatttttttttaactctttatttacaaaagcaggtggCAGGTCAGAACTCGCTTATGGACCATAGTTCTCTGACCCCTGACCTGAGGAAATCTTATATTTATGGACAACATTTAGACTGTGACCTGCCGAGTAGGAACGAGAAGCTCTGTCAACTGAAGATCAAAGCTGGAGTTCTGAAAGCCAAAGTGCTGTCTGGTGTTAATGATAAGTGAAATAGTTAAAGTTAGAAGATCCCAGGTATAAGAAGCACAAAGAATAATGACCGTAGACTCCTGAACAAGAGTGTCTGGACTTCTGGCTTAGGCACTCTGGCTGTATGGTCCTGGCCAAGTTACCTAATCTCTCCAGGCTTCCATTTTCTTATCATTCAATGAAGATAATAGAAGTATTTTCCTCAGAGAGCTGTAAGAATAAAATGAGCTAACCCATGTCAAGCACATAGAATAGGGCCCAGCCTATATTAATTTATCAATAAATGCCAGCTACATGTTAGTTCTctacatttttattcattatcaTAAAATGTTTATCTACAGATTGGCATTGTAAGGATGGAGTTAAAGTTGTATATATGTGAAGGGAAATTATTCCTGTTACGATTGATCTGCATCACATTACCCCAAATTTGATGGCTTAAGTAAGAACATTCATTTTGCAAACAAATTTGAAATTTGAGGAGGGCTTGTCTGGGAAGACTTGTCTCTGCTCTGTGTGGTATCAGCAGGGGGAGGCTTGACGGACTGGCACATGCCCTTCCAGAATGGCCCACTCTCATGTCTGCAAAGTTGTGCTGGCTCTTGGCTGGGAGCTCAGCTGGGGCTGAGTGCTAGGGTCCCTGGGAGGTTTCTGTGGCCTGAACTTCCTCACTGCAAGGCGGCTGTGGTGTGAGGGTGAGCATTTCAAGATAGAGCCAGAATGACACTGTATTACTGTGTAAGACCCAGCCTGGGAATTAATGTAGCATCacttccatcccattctatttttaaaaagtgagttatTAAAGTCACCCCATACTCAAGGGGATAGGAATTAGACTTCATCTGTATTaagaaaagtgtttttaaaaattgtagacaTGTTCTAAAATTCTGAAGTCCACTTACAGGCTGcagattatttatatatacatgcaaaATACACTCCTACATTCTCTCCTTAGAAGGCTCAGTTGCAGGTACAGATGAAGCCCTTCGAGTGAGATTTCTTATGTATTTATCCTCTCAATCTGAAGACTTGTAAACTAAGAGACAAGTTATTTGTAACCTACATACCCAATATTcaatggtaaaatatacataggaCAGCCACTGTAGACACTCTTGTTTTAAATAGAGGAAAATGAGAGCACATAACAGTCATTGGCTCATAGCAACTCTGATATCCAGACAGCAAACACAAGCAGGTCTTTTTTTAGGCCTCAGTCCTACTGCCTGGATTCCCTACTGCTCTTGGGTCTTCCCTCCAGGTTCTTGGTTCTTGGACCTCTTTTCATTTAATACTATTTCTGTTCCTTTAAGTTCAAGCTGGCAAAATATGATTGtacaattctgtttaaaattctgGGACTTCCTGTGATTCTTATTGGGGAATACTCCATTAGACAAAAATCTCTTTGACATAAGCCATTCTCTACCTGAGATCCCTGTAAGGCTGTGATGGGACCACATAACCTTAAAATTATTAGAAGACTTATTGTTTAACTGAGAGAATCTGCCCAGCATATGCTTAGATCCTCAGAGGAACTCTGTTTCAAAGGGCTTATGAGACATTACCTTATATCTTTCTAAGGTACAAACAAAAGGTCTTTGGCTTTTGAGTTTGATCTTTGAGCTGACACCTTTTCTTAATTTGAGACTCCTCTGCTCTATGGAGAGACTGACAAAGAGAAATagttttatatttgaatgtaacaTCTTGGATCTTTAATAGATTATCTTAAAATTTTCCTGAAAATGTAACGGttccttttcttaaaattcaTTCTCCCTACACACTTACTATATATGACTAAAAGAAACTCCCTGGCATTTTCAACATTCTTGTTGGAATTTTTCTTAGCCCAATCTACCAGTTTATTAGGTATATTTGTATTTTCCATGTCACTGTAGGTGACAATTTTGCTAAACTTTCTGCCACTACATAGCAAGGATCCCTTTCTCCAGTTTTCAGTAACAATCTACCAATAGCCTCCTCAAGGTCTACCAAGCTTCTGCTAAAAATCTCTTTCAGCCTCTTCCAACTTCTGCCCACCAACCAGTCCCAGAAGCAATATCCATGGTTTAGGTTTCATTATAGCAGCATCTAGTTTCCAGTTCTCAGAACCTGTTTCGATCATGTTTCACTGTTTCCAAAACATCCCAAAACAGTAGCTTAAGACAGTAACACTTATTTTgctcacaggctgtacaggaagcatggctagagAGGTCTCAGGAAATAtataatcatgatggaaggcgaaGAGGAAGGAGGTATGTCtaacatggccagagcaggagaaagagaaagggaaggtgccacacactttttaaaaacccagatttcatgagaacttactcactatcatgagaacagcaaagaagaaatctgtctccatgatccaatcacctcccaccaggccccttctcccacattggggattacaattcgacatgagatttgggcagggacacaaatccaaagcGTAACAGTTGGCAacccttttttaaagaaagtaatgACATCAACTCCTTGGGGATGTGGGTTGGGAGAGAATATTGGAGAGGATCCAAGGCAAGTGAAGATATCAAGTTGTTTATACATAAATAGATCTACCTTTTTAGGAAAGTAGAATATGTCATTTAGGATAGGGAAAGTTGAAGATGTTACTCTATTCAGCTTTAGGGAAACTCCAAGGTGTAACCCTATGTCCTATGAATATTAGGCTTGTGGAAAGTGCTCCAttggaagaagacagaaaatgtcCTGCTGCACAGGGATCAATATCTTCATGCCACGTCTTGCAAATGCAGACAGGGAGCTTGCTCTAAATTCGCGTTGCCTTTTAGAAAGTTACAGAGCATATTTCTTTATATCTCCTTTATTTTTGCCCTTGATAGGAGACTGCCAGGGACTCAgttattataattttacatttatttatccttttcTGGGAGAACCTCATACCTTTTTTACTAGAGAGGCCAAGGTCACAATTAAGATTAGGGAACAATACAGAGTCAAGACACCTGAATTTTGCCACACTACTCTTGGGCCACTTTAATTGGTGGTTCTGGGCCTCATttttattactactattattaattACTTTATTGTTGTTGTGTGTATAGGAGCTGGAAGATAGTGACTTCTATTAGAATTTATTCTTATAAACAATGCTGTATGGCTCTCGGATTAAgaagtaaatagaaaacaaaaagtgtgTTTGAACTGTTGTCTCTTCTAGGTCTTCTCAGAATGCTACCATTCTGGGATTAGATGGgtgaatttcctttttcttttgtttgagaggTCTAGATTTCTGAAGTATCTAAACCATCTTTAGATCTAGGTTAATCTCCAAAAAGCAATATTGCCTGAAACATTCCACTTTAAGgaagtttgcatttctctgagtgtAAGGGTCTGGTCTGTAACTCCTTGAGATCAGGAATATGTCTTTTTATCTCCATAGTTCAGTGCCTACGCTAGTGTCTTCCCTACAAGTGATCATTgaatgaagaaaggaataaaCTCCCTCTTCTCTAACATACATCAGAGACCTCTGACCCTTATTGGGTCCCCCCTCCCTATTGATATACCTCCCCATCTCCAGACATCCACATGGCCTCCTAGAGGTATGggattcttccctcttctcctggTACAAACTCCTTGCCTGAAATTTTTCTGACCCACCCCCATTTCTAACCGTCACAGGTTTAGATTTTCTGAAGCAAACATACGGACAGAGTTCAAGGTACAAGACGTTTAATAGGAATTGACTCTTGTGAAAGGAAGATGGGAAGATGTGGGATTGGGCTCAGTGAGAAGCCAAGCTGCGACACAATGAAAACTTCAGCCTGCCCTGCACAGAGCTCAGGAATGAGTGTCACCTGTTAGAGCTGACCTGGGTCAGGTCAACATTGCTGGGTGTTTCTGCTTCTGCCTGGTTCAGTTGTCAGATGCAAGCTGACCTGGGAAGGGTTTGACTGGGCAAAATGGCTGCCTGCAGATGAGGTCAATCAGAAGGGGCTGATAGCCAAAAGTGGTTTGCTCATCTCACTACCCACAGCTGGGTGGCAAGTCCTTCAAGAGGGAGCTAGACAATGCTTCTCCACCTCTACTACACCAAACAaggcatttctttcttcttctttttctccctgtctaccttccccctctcccctcccccctccccccttccctcctcctcctcctcctccttcttcttcttccttttttttctccttcctcttttctttagagacacggtcttgcttggttgcccaggctggagtgcagtggcaagatcatagctcactgcagcctcaacctcctgtgtttaagcaatcctctcaccttggcctcccaagtagctgagactacaggcatgtgctatcatgcctgactaatttttaaatttttactagagacagtctcactatgttgcctgggctggagcatTTCTATTCATGGGTTTTATTCCTCTAGAGCTGTGCTGTTCTCTTTGATAACATGAATATGGATTTGTATTTAGCCCCTTCTGGCCATCTTAACTAATGGCCCAAAGGAAGGCCAGTGGTGAAGATGTTTCCCTACATGGAAGTTTCTAAGTGTCTCTCAGCCTACATGTGTGAGTGTATTAATGGGAATACTAGGGATATTTGGATAGAATGTATGAAATTAGGATTGGCCTAAACTATCTGGCCCAAAGTTTATCCTAGTGGCCCTAATAACATCTCCAGTAATGGTCTTCCCTGAGGTTACAGAATGAGCTATAGGAAAGAGTGATAGTACAGGAATGAGAGGATTGGATcatcttttctctttgttctattCCTCTAtgattatttgatttctttttttttttttttttttttggagatggagtctcactcagtcgatTATCTGATTTTTGTTTCAGATTAAGGCCAGCTTTCTTTCACTGAGCAGACCCACTTACATGGGAAAGGGCCACACACCAAATTAGATCATTCACTGATACCCAGGCACACCCATTTTCACCACTCTGCTCTTGCCCGTGCCATTGCCTCTGCATCCAAGGGATTCCCCCTTCTGTGGCAGTCTGTATGACATCCTTACTAAGAAGGCCTCCCTCAGTGCCCTTGGCCCTCTCACAGCCCTTCCCATGGCCTTCTTCACTAGACTGTGATGAACCCAGTGTCTGGAACAGTTCATGGCATTGTTGTTAGTGTTGTCGTTTTGTTGTTAAGCCTTCTGCTGTCAGTGGTCATTTCATATGTTTGCATATTTGGGCTCTGCCTCTTTTTGGTATGCAGTGTGGACCCTATCGCCCTGCTATTTGTGTTTCAGTGGCTTTGTCCTATTCCACCATCTATGCCACTTACTCTGAATGCCTGGCATATTGGTAGGTGCCCAATACCAACTTGGAAAGTGAATGAATATGTTTTCTCATTACCTTTTGAAATGCCTATACAGATGTTCCTCCACTTATGATGGAGTTCATTCTGAAAAGCTCATCATAAGTAGAAGATATTATGTCAgaaatgcattttattgtattttttattttttaatctttcttctttctttctttctttctttctttctttctttctttctctctttctttcttcttgctttcctttcatctttcttttagtagagacaatgtctcactatattgcctaggctggtcttgaactcctgggttaaaagcaattctcctgccttgctctgccaaagcgctgagattacaggtatcaACTACTGCACCTAgctcaaaaatgcatttaatgctccaataaacccatcataaagtcAAACTATCAGCAGTCAGTGACTATCTTTATACATTAGGACTAAGTTAGAAGTTGGAGATGGTAAAGTTACTAAATTAGTACAAGCACAGGAGCTTTTATTTCTGCCATTTTATAAAAGTCATGTGAGTATTGGTGACCATCAGAAAAGGGCTGGTAGAAACTTTAGGACCAGCCTGTCTTAGTCAGCTGGGCTGCTACAATAAAAAACCAtggactgagtggcttaaacaatgaacatttacttctcacagttctggaagatgggaagtccaagatcaagaagcCAACATGGCTGGATTCTGATGAGGGCTTTTTCTGGAATGCAGATGATCACCTTCTTTCCGTGTCCTCACGTGGAAGAGAGAGCAAACTCTCTAGTCTCTGTTACTCTTCTTAAAGGACAATAATCCCATTATGGAGGCCTCAtgctcatgacctcatctaaacctagtTACTTCTTAAAGGCTCcaactccaaataccatcacactgaagGTTAGGGTTTCCACATATAAACTTtggaaggacacaaacattcGGTTCATAACAAGTGCATTCTACAGGACTCCAGGGAGTGTGTTGGCTACCCTTCATCCCACACAGC
Proteins encoded in this window:
- the LOC134732031 gene encoding uncharacterized protein isoform X2; this encodes MNPSEMQRKVPPRRRKHRNQAPLIRRMNQVVILEKQMKSPRTKKAELPTWAQLKKLTLLARKSLASTKCAGPVEESCAKIERTNKPSSPWHIYIEEKGGRMLREVRDLELRDWLKPQQKSIKYEDFMDILLVFQTLYFCNILCLYFNLLIPSSSL